Sequence from the Candidatus Methylomirabilota bacterium genome:
TCTATCGTTTCGACCATCCGCGGGTCTTTGGGCGGCAACACCCCAAGGGTCACAAGCCCCAGTAGGCTCACGTCGATCACTTCGTCGAGTTCATAGCCGCTACCCTTCCTGTAACCCGAGCGTGCGTACCTCTTCAGGCCGGTGTGGTAAAGGTGCTTGGCAAGCCCCTCACACATCTCTTGGATCGCTGTGTCGTATTTCTCGGCGAGGGAGGCGTCTTGAAAGAGTCTTGCGAAATTCGCAGCGGCTTTGAGCCCGGCAATGACCGCCGCGACGGTAAAGGAGTGCGTTCCGTAACGCTCTTCCCAGAGATCGTAGGAAGGGATGGGCAATAGGGTCCCAGGATCACGGTGAGCGACCAGAAAATCCGCGGACTTTTGAATGAGCGTCTTGTAGAGGGGCTTGACGAACTCTATGTCTTTGGAATTCTGATAGTGTATCCAAAGCGCCCAGAGGACTAAAGCGGTCGAGTCCTCCTGGATCGGAAGCACCTCTTTTCCATCCTGCACCCAGGAATGCCATGTGCTGGCCAGCGATCCATCCGGATTGTAGTGTTGGAAAAGGTATCCATCCTCCGACAGGACTTCCGAGCAAAACCCGAAAAATCTCCTGCACACCTCCGCGTAGCCGGCCTTTGCCAGCGTTGCGGCGACGAAGGCCCCGTCGCGCCCCCACATGTAGGAGTAGGTGTCCCCCGCGAACCCCACGATATCCGAGTCATTCGCAGCGATGATCGGACCACGGTTGTCGATCTGCGTTCTCAGAATAAGGAGGCTCCGGTTGAAAATATTGGTAACCGGTTCGGGAAGGTCTCCGAAGGACCTAGTCTCCTTCTGGACCCACGTCGTCCAGTAAGCCGACGTCCGGTTGAGAAGCTCCGCCGGCGTTTTTTCCGACACATCCTGGTTGAGTCGGGCCACCTCGTGGTACCGCGTGCCTGCGGCCAGCCAATAAAAGGCCGTCGCTTTTCCGCCGGGGGGCACATTCAGCCGTATTCCTATCGTGGAATCGGCGGAGCCCCACGCGACGGGATTGCCGCTCAGCTCGCCGTCCTCGGCGTCTTTCCAGGTCCCCTGCTTCCCCGAGACCTCCTTGAATCCGCAAGCGAAGCACTCCACGCCCGGCTTTCCATTCTCATGGCAATTGACGAGAAAGTATCGATTGGCTTTGTAATGGATGATGGACCGGGTTCGCGGATCAAAGTAGACCGTGTCTCCAATCTCATTGCCGTACAGGTGGAAGTCCTGGGTAAAAAAGAGCCTTACCTGCCGCTCCCTCCCCCGCAGGTCTCTCGCCTCGATTTCTTTGATATATACGTTCAAGTCAAAGTCGACCGCGTCACGGCAGCGAAGCTCCAAGCCCAAATCCTCGTTTTTCAGAAAGACCTCGGTCACGAGGCTGTTGTCACGATACCGCAGGTCCTTTTTCCAACCCGGGCCCCCCATCCAGGAGAAGTTCCCATCCGCCCAGACCCCGAATCGAAAGGGATGCCCCTTCGAATGGTTCTCCTGGCCTATCAAGGGGAAATAGACATCCCGAATCCTGTAGTCCAGGTCGAAATTGAAAAGCAGGTTGCCGTTGCTTACCGGGATGTCTTTCGGCATGGGTCTCTCATGCGGTCAGGACGCCGGGGATGGCAGGTCTCCAAAGAGGGGCCCGAGGCCCGGCCGCGGCTGCTTTGCATTCGAAGTCGACCGCTATCTGCTGATACAACTCCGAATACTCATGGGCCATTCTCGTGACAGAAAAATGCTCCCGCACATGCCTCCGGCATTCACGAGGGTCGATGCCGTCGACTAGGTCAAGCGCCTCGATCATGGCGCCCAGAGAATCCACCACGAAGCCGGTCTTCCCGTCCACCAGGATTTCCGGAACAGCCCCCTCATTAAACGCTAAGACAGGCGTGCCGCACGCCATGGATTCGATCAAGACGAGGCCGAACGGCTCCCCCCATTGTATGGGGAATAGGGTGGCCCGCGCATGCCGGTACCATAGCTTTTTCTGCTCACTGTCGAGCTCTCCGATGTAGATGATCCGCTTGTCGCAGTCCAATAGAGGCTTTATCACCTTGCAGTAGTAATTCTCATCAACGGCTTGCTTTCCGACGTCGACAAACAGATCGATCGAACTCTTCAGCCCCTCGAAGAACTCCTTGTCCGCGGGTCTGTTCTGGACACAACCGGCGATAATGAGCTTAGAACCGGTCGTTTTGGCCAGTTCTATGGCCTTGTCCTGTCCCTTGGCCTGAGTTATCCTGCCGATACTGAACAAATAGCCTCCCTTGTCCGGCTCCTCCTTGGATGGATACTCTTGCACTTCGATCCCATGGTGGATGGTCTTGTATATGTTCGCCAGCCCATGATACTGCCGCTTTTGGAACTCGCTTATCGCGACAAAATGCACGCGGGGGATCGGGACGCCGCTGCGCCCACCCCGGTAGAATTCTTTGATCACGCTGTCTTTGGCCTGAACGTGAAGGGTCATCACGATCGGCGCGTGCGGGTGGAATGCGCCGTTGAAGATGTAATCCAGCCATTCGTGCATTTGGATGACGGCGATGTCGCCCCTTTGCGCCCTTTCCAGGGCCCTTGAAAGATGTGTCTCGATGAGATTCCGTCGGTCGGCAGTGTCTCCCCGCCAATAGTCGCCGAGGCTTCGATGGACTGTTGCGTATTGCTCCCCTGCGACTCTTGAATCAGCGGAGCAAGCGACGATCGAGCGATGGCCCAAAGAATGGACTCCTCTATCGATACTGCGGATGATGGCTTCTATGGGACCGTAGCCGAGCCCCGCTACGATCGGTTTGTTGATCGTAGCCACGTGCAATACTGTCGGCAATCTGCGTTTCGTTTCCATTGTCATGTAAGGTTCCTGAAGACCAGCTCAGCACTAACACAGGTTGAAGGGGGGGTGCGGCGAGAAAACGATACCGGCACTTGTCAACGGCGCTGTGTTTCTCCAGGTATTATAGCAAATATTATAGCAAGGTTCCACATTCCCCGCCGGGGAGGGATACCTCGGCCAGGTCAGGATTTGCCGGAAAATCCGATCCATATCCCCTGCCCCAGCCATTTCCAGGCAGACTTGAGGACTTGATGGTTAACTTGAGGGTCATTAACTTGAGACTTTAACTTGAGACTTGAGGGTCAGGTCTTGCAATACGACATTCTGCGGGATTCCAGTCACAGGGGTTACGGAGCCAGGCCTTTCCTTTGGCAATTCGCGTTTCAAAAACCCTGATAGAGGACGAGGCCGCATCGAGAGGAAAGGTGCTGCCAATTCCTAGGGGACTAGAGGACGGACTCTGCGCCCACCTACAGTGCTCCCGAGGTCCAAAGATGGCTAGGAGACCAGCCGCACGTGAGGTATCCTCGCGCCGTCAGTGGGAACAAGTCGGCCTGGCAGGGTAAGCCCCTGATCCAGATCGGTGAAACGGAGGACAACGTTGGCGACCCATAGCTACACGGTCATTGTGGAAAAAGAGGGGGACATGTATGTGTCCTTCTTGTCCAGAACTTGATCTGGCGAGCCAGGGAATGACAGTCGAAGAGGGTCTGGCCAACCTCAAAGAAGCCGTTACACCGTTTTTCGAGTCTGCAGGTTCCAACGAAGACAGGCGCCGCCTGCGCATGGAGATCTTTGTGACTCGATTCGACGCGGCGTATGGGTAAGCGCGGGATCCCCCGCATGGCCGTCGAGTCCTGAAACGGCTCCCCGGAGGCATTCAGGCCAAGGGCTGGTTTCT
This genomic interval carries:
- a CDS encoding glycoside hydrolase family 15 protein produces the protein MPKDIPVSNGNLLFNFDLDYRIRDVYFPLIGQENHSKGHPFRFGVWADGNFSWMGGPGWKKDLRYRDNSLVTEVFLKNEDLGLELRCRDAVDFDLNVYIKEIEARDLRGRERQVRLFFTQDFHLYGNEIGDTVYFDPRTRSIIHYKANRYFLVNCHENGKPGVECFACGFKEVSGKQGTWKDAEDGELSGNPVAWGSADSTIGIRLNVPPGGKATAFYWLAAGTRYHEVARLNQDVSEKTPAELLNRTSAYWTTWVQKETRSFGDLPEPVTNIFNRSLLILRTQIDNRGPIIAANDSDIVGFAGDTYSYMWGRDGAFVAATLAKAGYAEVCRRFFGFCSEVLSEDGYLFQHYNPDGSLASTWHSWVQDGKEVLPIQEDSTALVLWALWIHYQNSKDIEFVKPLYKTLIQKSADFLVAHRDPGTLLPIPSYDLWEERYGTHSFTVAAVIAGLKAAANFARLFQDASLAEKYDTAIQEMCEGLAKHLYHTGLKRYARSGYRKGSGYELDEVIDVSLLGLVTLGVLPPKDPRMVETIEAIRRQLWLKTRIGGCARFQDDRYQRPKDCPKDVAGNPWFISTLWLGECFIARAESLGELHEAVPYLEWCAKNALPSGVLAEQVHPVSGRPLSVSPLTWSHSAFVWTVLQYAEKFNFLKNNGACGAP
- a CDS encoding glycosyltransferase, encoding MATINKPIVAGLGYGPIEAIIRSIDRGVHSLGHRSIVACSADSRVAGEQYATVHRSLGDYWRGDTADRRNLIETHLSRALERAQRGDIAVIQMHEWLDYIFNGAFHPHAPIVMTLHVQAKDSVIKEFYRGGRSGVPIPRVHFVAISEFQKRQYHGLANIYKTIHHGIEVQEYPSKEEPDKGGYLFSIGRITQAKGQDKAIELAKTTGSKLIIAGCVQNRPADKEFFEGLKSSIDLFVDVGKQAVDENYYCKVIKPLLDCDKRIIYIGELDSEQKKLWYRHARATLFPIQWGEPFGLVLIESMACGTPVLAFNEGAVPEILVDGKTGFVVDSLGAMIEALDLVDGIDPRECRRHVREHFSVTRMAHEYSELYQQIAVDFECKAAAAGPRAPLWRPAIPGVLTA